From one Desulfurococcus sp. genomic stretch:
- a CDS encoding RimK family alpha-L-glutamate ligase has product MKIAVIDYKKEPKRSSLELIESIVKHGHEPVYLKTPLLDAVISQSGVKVYHSTEEVVVDAAVLRGVGFAMSLEILMKRIGVLEALASRIPVVNNPLKSLIARDKWICLLRLHLNGLPVPETLVTENPFAAMRFSRDKKKVVYKPLMGSLGLGSTLIEDPDLAFNVSRGLISIGQPSYYQVYLEKPGYDYRVFVVGDRVIGAMKRVSTQSWKTNIAQGAGGIPVRESEEPYVYELGLKAVKILGLDYAGVDVAYDKASGRYYILEVNAFPQWEGLRNATGVNPPDYIIEYVEEKARR; this is encoded by the coding sequence TTGAAGATAGCTGTAATAGACTACAAGAAGGAGCCTAAAAGGAGCTCACTCGAGCTAATAGAATCCATAGTGAAGCATGGACACGAGCCAGTATACTTGAAGACACCTCTACTCGACGCAGTAATATCTCAGAGCGGTGTTAAAGTATATCATTCTACCGAGGAGGTTGTAGTCGACGCTGCTGTTCTAAGAGGAGTAGGCTTCGCGATGAGCCTCGAGATCCTGATGAAGAGGATAGGTGTTCTAGAAGCACTTGCATCAAGGATCCCCGTGGTAAATAACCCGTTAAAATCTCTTATAGCTAGAGATAAATGGATATGCCTGCTCCGATTACACTTAAACGGCCTCCCTGTACCGGAAACCCTGGTGACAGAGAACCCCTTTGCTGCTATGAGGTTTAGCAGAGATAAGAAGAAGGTGGTTTACAAGCCTCTCATGGGTAGCCTAGGGCTTGGAAGCACGCTTATAGAAGACCCTGATCTAGCATTCAACGTCTCAAGAGGCTTAATCAGTATCGGGCAGCCAAGCTACTACCAGGTCTACCTAGAGAAACCCGGCTACGACTACAGGGTCTTCGTAGTAGGAGATAGAGTTATAGGAGCAATGAAGCGTGTTAGCACGCAGTCATGGAAGACTAATATAGCGCAGGGGGCTGGTGGAATACCAGTCAGGGAGAGCGAGGAGCCGTACGTATACGAGCTCGGCTTGAAGGCTGTGAAGATACTGGGGTTGGATTACGCTGGAGTAGACGTAGCTTACGATAAAGCATCAGGGAGATACTATATACTGGAAGTAAACGCTTTCCCTCAATGGGAGGGCTTAAGAAATGCTACAGGCGTGAACCCGCCAGACTACATTATTGAGTATGTGGAGGAGAAGGCTAGAAGGTAG
- a CDS encoding S-methyl-5'-thioadenosine phosphorylase: protein MLVEPPVRAEIAVIGGSGVYNLPGLSNIREFKVYTPYGAPSDNLIVGELKGRRVAFIPRHGRGHKIPPHRVNYRANIWALKSIGAKWVISVSAVGSLREDFKPGDFVVPDQFIDMTKGVRDFTFFEGGTVAHVSVADPFCECLRKKILEAASRHPDIRIHGKGTYICIEGPRFSTRAESRVWREVFKADVIGMTLVPEVNLACEAQLCYATIAMVTDYDVWAEKPVTAEEVVRTMNENVAKLQKLLPEIIGILPEEPSREECSCCRSLETALM from the coding sequence ATGCTCGTGGAGCCGCCTGTTAGAGCCGAGATAGCAGTTATAGGAGGGAGCGGAGTATACAATCTCCCAGGACTCTCAAACATAAGAGAGTTCAAGGTTTACACTCCCTATGGTGCTCCAAGCGACAACTTAATTGTAGGCGAGTTGAAAGGCAGGAGAGTAGCATTTATTCCAAGACATGGGAGAGGGCATAAAATACCTCCTCATAGAGTCAACTACAGGGCTAACATATGGGCTTTAAAGAGTATTGGAGCCAAGTGGGTTATATCAGTCTCCGCAGTAGGGAGCTTGAGAGAAGACTTCAAGCCAGGAGACTTCGTCGTGCCAGACCAGTTCATAGATATGACTAAAGGGGTAAGAGACTTCACTTTCTTCGAGGGAGGCACTGTTGCACATGTTAGCGTCGCTGATCCATTCTGCGAGTGCCTCAGAAAGAAGATTCTCGAGGCTGCAAGCAGGCATCCAGATATAAGGATCCATGGGAAGGGAACATACATATGTATAGAGGGACCTAGATTCAGCACTAGAGCTGAAAGCAGGGTTTGGAGGGAGGTATTCAAGGCCGACGTAATCGGCATGACCCTAGTCCCCGAGGTCAACCTGGCATGCGAGGCACAGCTATGCTACGCCACCATAGCAATGGTGACAGACTACGATGTATGGGCTGAGAAGCCGGTTACAGCTGAGGAAGTAGTTAGAACAATGAATGAGAATGTTGCAAAGCTGCAGAAGCTACTCCCGGAGATCATAGGGATCCTACCTGAGGAGCCGAGTAGAGAGGAGTGTAGTTGTTGCAGGAGCCTGGAGACAGCTTTAATGTAA
- a CDS encoding phosphoribosyltransferase — MPRVKVRLVEWSDIVDWSRKLAEKIRESSFKPDLIVAVSRGGFVPARLVCDFLGVENLASIQSQHWTEAAKASEKAIIKYPYKIDASGLRVLVVDDIVDTGDTLKLARDYILENWNPLEVKTAALQWISTVAKFKPDYYYLEVREWAWFQYPWTRVEDTYQFIKRMMSEALKETGKREWSFSEIVEGFREWYGVDVGEAYYREALRILVEKGFVKYSPGEGRYVVSL, encoded by the coding sequence ATGCCTAGAGTTAAAGTGCGCCTCGTCGAATGGAGTGATATAGTTGACTGGTCTAGAAAGCTAGCTGAGAAGATAAGGGAGAGCAGCTTCAAGCCTGATCTAATTGTAGCAGTCTCGAGAGGCGGGTTTGTTCCAGCTAGGCTGGTATGCGACTTCCTAGGCGTAGAGAACCTGGCGAGTATTCAAAGCCAGCACTGGACTGAGGCTGCGAAAGCTAGCGAGAAGGCTATCATAAAGTACCCGTATAAGATAGATGCAAGCGGGCTGAGAGTACTAGTCGTCGACGACATAGTGGATACAGGCGATACATTAAAGCTCGCCAGAGACTACATTCTGGAGAACTGGAATCCACTGGAGGTTAAAACAGCAGCCCTCCAGTGGATAAGCACTGTAGCTAAGTTTAAACCAGACTACTACTACCTGGAGGTTAGAGAGTGGGCTTGGTTCCAGTACCCCTGGACTAGAGTAGAGGACACCTACCAGTTCATTAAGAGGATGATGAGCGAGGCTCTCAAGGAAACTGGTAAACGCGAGTGGAGCTTTAGCGAGATTGTAGAGGGTTTCAGAGAGTGGTATGGGGTGGATGTAGGAGAGGCATACTACAGGGAGGCATTAAGGATACTAGTTGAAAAAGGCTTTGTAAAGTATTCTCCTGGAGAGGGCAGGTACGTGGTGAGCTTGTAG
- a CDS encoding flavin reductase family protein, with translation MYVEIEPGDYHVLHPRPVYLIASRSSTGRLNVMAASWVTPVSDEPFLIAVSIWKGSLTYRNVKETGEFTVNVLSSEHVDLAYKAGSVSGRDIDKWSMLGLKPLPSKLIKTPGVDGALGVLECTVEGEVPVGESVVFIASVKAIRVKGDLYAKHGWDLNRTSILMHMHGRVFTSSGRVIVAEKRWGKADKPGGMA, from the coding sequence GTGTACGTTGAGATCGAGCCTGGAGACTACCATGTTCTACATCCAAGACCAGTATACTTGATCGCTTCGAGGAGCTCTACTGGGAGGCTTAACGTTATGGCTGCGTCATGGGTTACACCCGTCTCCGACGAGCCATTCCTCATAGCTGTCTCGATATGGAAGGGGAGCTTAACTTACAGAAATGTGAAGGAGACAGGAGAGTTCACTGTGAACGTACTGAGCAGTGAACACGTGGATCTAGCCTATAAGGCTGGAAGCGTGAGTGGTAGAGATATTGATAAGTGGAGCATGCTGGGGTTGAAGCCTCTCCCCTCAAAGCTCATTAAAACCCCAGGCGTGGATGGAGCTCTAGGAGTACTCGAGTGTACTGTTGAAGGCGAAGTACCGGTAGGAGAGTCAGTTGTCTTCATAGCTAGCGTTAAAGCTATCCGCGTGAAAGGAGACCTCTACGCTAAGCACGGCTGGGATCTCAATAGAACTAGCATACTAATGCATATGCATGGAAGAGTATTCACGAGTAGTGGAAGAGTAATTGTAGCTGAGAAAAGGTGGGGAAAGGCTGATAAACCAGGTGGAATGGCTTAA
- the sucC gene encoding ADP-forming succinate--CoA ligase subunit beta codes for MKLYEYEGKDIAVKYGISVPKGILASSVEEAVKAYMELGSKEVVLKAQVLVGGRGLAGGVRKAGSLEDVRVKAGEILSMNIKGERVEKLLVEEAVCIERELYLSLTVDRASRKLVYLVSGMGGVEVEELARRYPDRILRIPVDVFTGYMGYMARQALAFLNLPWDKLAALDNIMKAMYRIMVDYDAELVEFNPLAYTCDGRLVALDAKIIVDDNSLFRRPELQKLYGRDASYYEKLAKELGFNYVELDGDVGVVSNGAGLTMATMDAILHYGGRPANFLDIGGGATRDRVREAVKIILAHPRVKVVLINIFGGITRCDEVASGIVEALREIGVSKPVIVRMLGTNEEEGRRILAEHGIDVYTEMDNAVQRAVELAGG; via the coding sequence ATGAAGCTCTACGAGTACGAGGGTAAGGATATAGCGGTAAAATATGGTATTAGTGTGCCTAAAGGGATACTTGCTAGTAGCGTTGAAGAAGCTGTGAAAGCCTACATGGAGCTTGGCTCTAAAGAAGTAGTGCTGAAAGCTCAGGTTCTCGTTGGAGGTAGAGGTTTAGCGGGAGGAGTAAGGAAGGCTGGAAGCCTCGAGGATGTACGAGTCAAGGCTGGAGAGATACTATCAATGAATATTAAAGGTGAGAGAGTTGAAAAGCTGCTTGTAGAAGAAGCTGTATGCATTGAGAGAGAACTCTACCTCTCACTGACTGTTGATAGAGCTTCAAGAAAACTAGTATACCTGGTATCCGGGATGGGTGGAGTTGAGGTAGAAGAGCTTGCTAGAAGATACCCTGATAGAATACTTAGAATCCCTGTGGACGTCTTCACAGGGTACATGGGGTACATGGCTAGGCAGGCTCTAGCATTCCTTAACCTCCCCTGGGATAAGCTAGCAGCACTCGATAACATCATGAAAGCTATGTACAGGATTATGGTGGACTATGATGCCGAGCTCGTTGAATTCAACCCTCTAGCCTACACGTGTGACGGGAGGCTTGTAGCTCTCGACGCTAAGATAATAGTAGATGATAACAGCTTATTCAGAAGACCAGAGCTCCAGAAGCTTTACGGCAGGGATGCATCATACTACGAGAAGCTAGCAAAGGAGCTGGGATTCAACTATGTGGAGTTAGATGGAGATGTAGGAGTAGTAAGCAATGGAGCCGGGTTGACTATGGCTACAATGGATGCAATCCTCCACTACGGAGGTAGACCAGCAAACTTCCTTGATATAGGCGGGGGAGCTACACGCGATAGAGTAAGGGAGGCTGTCAAGATTATACTAGCTCACCCAAGGGTTAAAGTAGTCCTCATCAACATATTTGGGGGGATAACACGGTGTGATGAAGTGGCAAGCGGGATTGTAGAAGCGTTAAGAGAGATAGGTGTATCTAAGCCTGTTATTGTGAGAATGCTCGGCACTAATGAAGAAGAGGGGAGGAGGATACTAGCAGAGCACGGCATAGACGTCTACACTGAGATGGATAACGCAGTTCAGCGGGCAGTGGAGTTAGCTGGGGGGTGA
- the sucD gene encoding succinate--CoA ligase subunit alpha, whose protein sequence is MGIIVDSKTRVLVQGITGREGSFHTKLMLEYGTRIVAGTTPGKRGAYVHGIPVYNSIWEAVAEQGPVDASIVFVPARFASEAVYEAVDNGIRVIVVITEGIPLHDELKFINYARSRGVMVIGPNTPGVITAGEAKLGIMPSHVFKPGRIGVVSRSGTLTYEIAREISKHGHGVSTVVGLGGDPITGLDFTEVAEMFIRDNGTDAIVLIGEIGGDAEERFAGFYSKLSSRKPVVAYIAGRTAPPGKRMGHAGAIISMGVGDYASKRRSLEDAGIPVADTPSQIPVLLDRVLRSW, encoded by the coding sequence ATGGGTATAATAGTGGACTCTAAAACTAGAGTTCTAGTTCAAGGGATAACAGGGAGAGAGGGTAGCTTTCACACCAAGCTTATGCTTGAATACGGTACTAGGATAGTCGCGGGTACAACTCCAGGTAAAAGAGGCGCATACGTTCACGGAATCCCAGTCTACAACTCTATATGGGAGGCTGTTGCAGAGCAGGGCCCCGTGGATGCAAGCATTGTCTTCGTGCCCGCAAGATTCGCGAGTGAAGCCGTCTACGAGGCAGTCGACAACGGCATTAGAGTAATCGTCGTGATAACAGAAGGCATCCCCCTCCACGACGAGCTGAAATTCATCAACTATGCTAGAAGCCGTGGTGTCATGGTGATCGGACCTAACACTCCCGGGGTTATAACAGCAGGTGAAGCCAAGCTTGGAATAATGCCATCCCACGTCTTCAAACCGGGTAGAATTGGAGTTGTCTCGAGAAGCGGTACTCTAACCTACGAGATAGCAAGGGAGATATCTAAGCACGGCCATGGAGTGTCAACTGTAGTAGGGCTTGGAGGAGACCCGATTACAGGACTAGACTTCACCGAGGTGGCTGAAATGTTCATCAGGGATAACGGTACAGATGCCATAGTACTGATCGGAGAGATAGGTGGAGATGCAGAGGAGAGATTCGCAGGATTCTACAGCAAGCTCAGCTCGAGGAAGCCTGTTGTAGCCTACATAGCTGGGAGGACTGCTCCACCAGGCAAGAGAATGGGGCATGCAGGTGCAATAATATCCATGGGTGTAGGCGACTATGCATCTAAGCGTAGAAGCCTCGAGGATGCCGGGATACCAGTAGCCGATACTCCATCTCAAATACCTGTTCTACTAGACAGGGTTCTCAGAAGCTGGTAG
- the ppa gene encoding inorganic diphosphatase, with protein sequence MTAYDKLGPGSKAPEEVNVIVEIPVNSGVKYELDKETGILVVDRVLYTSMVYPFNYGFIPGTLEEDGDPVDVLVVSSDPLLPGSLIKVKPVGVLETEDEKGRDAKIIAVPAEKIDPRYSSIKDVWDLPEAVRERIRHFFEHYKELEPGKWVKVIGWKGRSEALDRIRKAIERARSRA encoded by the coding sequence ATGACTGCATATGATAAGCTGGGGCCAGGCTCCAAGGCCCCCGAGGAAGTCAATGTTATAGTAGAGATACCTGTCAACAGCGGCGTGAAATACGAGCTAGATAAGGAGACAGGGATACTAGTCGTGGATCGAGTACTCTATACATCCATGGTCTACCCCTTCAACTACGGTTTTATACCAGGAACCCTTGAGGAGGATGGAGACCCAGTCGATGTTCTAGTAGTCTCAAGCGACCCTCTGCTACCAGGCTCCCTGATAAAAGTTAAACCTGTAGGCGTCCTGGAAACCGAGGATGAGAAAGGCAGGGATGCTAAGATAATAGCTGTCCCAGCTGAAAAAATAGATCCAAGATACAGCAGCATCAAGGATGTATGGGACCTCCCGGAAGCAGTGAGAGAGAGAATTAGGCACTTCTTCGAGCACTACAAGGAGCTAGAGCCAGGGAAATGGGTTAAAGTTATAGGCTGGAAGGGTAGAAGCGAGGCATTAGATAGGATTAGAAAAGCTATTGAGAGAGCAAGAAGCAGGGCTTAA
- the sfsA gene encoding DNA/RNA nuclease SfsA, with protein MQLVKTILSFNLSSLSECIFLRRLNRFTVLVESNGTMLEAHLNNTGRLLNVLKPGVKGFLVETKSGRLGYRLLGVYVDGGVAVLDTLTQEKAFARAVEEGLIPWLKDCSVAGRNKRISDIIVDYQLECGGREVYVELKSAILDLNGYAGYPDAPSERGRRHIRVLGDLASKGFKTMVVFVASIPGAKGFRLYCREDKLIGRTAWEALSKGLLFKSISIYFDPISLSIMLEDPDLHVDLCSECSDI; from the coding sequence ATGCAACTCGTGAAAACTATTTTATCGTTTAATCTGAGCTCCCTTAGTGAGTGCATCTTCCTCCGGAGATTGAACCGTTTCACTGTTCTCGTAGAGTCTAATGGGACCATGCTTGAAGCCCACCTCAACAATACAGGGAGGCTTCTCAACGTGCTGAAGCCGGGTGTGAAGGGTTTCCTCGTGGAGACTAAGAGTGGCAGGCTAGGCTACAGGCTTCTAGGTGTCTACGTGGATGGCGGAGTTGCTGTGCTAGATACCTTGACGCAGGAGAAAGCTTTCGCTAGAGCAGTGGAGGAAGGCTTGATCCCCTGGCTGAAGGATTGTAGTGTGGCTGGAAGGAATAAGAGGATCAGTGATATCATCGTAGACTACCAGCTTGAATGTGGAGGTAGAGAAGTGTACGTGGAGCTTAAGAGCGCTATCCTAGATCTCAACGGGTATGCCGGCTACCCTGACGCCCCCTCTGAGAGAGGGAGGAGGCATATCAGAGTGCTCGGTGATCTAGCTTCAAAAGGCTTTAAAACCATGGTTGTCTTCGTTGCAAGTATACCTGGAGCAAAAGGATTCAGGCTCTACTGCCGTGAGGATAAGCTGATCGGGAGGACTGCATGGGAGGCTCTCTCTAAGGGTTTACTCTTCAAGTCTATCTCAATATACTTCGATCCAATCAGCTTGAGCATTATGCTCGAGGATCCCGACCTGCATGTAGACTTGTGTAGTGAGTGTAGTGATATTTGA
- a CDS encoding proton-conducting transporter membrane subunit, with product MLSGLPVDLLPALTVYLLIGGAFTSILLRVLGVKTIVTLIYGSLFLVFTAAASIVVYIEAGKRILLYTLGGFTPLVGISYEVDLFSASIGLVVALLSLLIYPLLKYFTPGLNEYGVALYLGLIAGLLGVTYTGDVFNSFVMLEVLTISMLGLLALKGDIKAYFASLRYGLLVFVTGLVYFLGATLLYFAVGALNMGYLALWSIDPRFIIGRAEYSVLPVETAVLFPLILMTWSLIAEEALAPLHFWLPDAYSSAPPAVAGLLAGVAEAVGYYLLLRLYYTVYSTIPSEVALLLRLAGIASILVGGFGLIYSKRLLKMISYSVILDTGYIAIASSLSEAGVGVVLSYVVAHAVVKPLLFISSGWAAYTRGGDSLDELKGVFRGSRVMQLGFTTGALAVIGIPPTILFSAKLELYSVLLNYISGDPTLILSLIVALLGSGLALAGFIKAVSATILAYDSESTKPDGLIKAYTLLFTLLVLALGVAYMPLRDGFIEPASSALIHGRLNYVLEAFKAIIGGG from the coding sequence ATGCTTTCAGGTTTACCTGTTGATTTACTGCCTGCTTTAACAGTCTACCTTCTAATAGGCGGGGCTTTCACGAGTATTTTACTCAGAGTTCTAGGCGTTAAGACGATTGTAACCTTGATCTACGGTAGCTTATTCCTAGTTTTCACTGCAGCTGCCTCAATAGTAGTGTACATTGAGGCAGGAAAGAGGATACTACTCTACACTCTTGGAGGTTTCACACCTCTAGTGGGTATATCCTACGAGGTAGACTTGTTTTCAGCTAGCATAGGGCTGGTTGTAGCCCTTCTCTCACTCCTCATTTATCCTCTACTAAAGTACTTTACGCCTGGTTTAAACGAGTATGGTGTTGCACTCTACCTCGGATTGATCGCGGGACTGCTTGGTGTAACCTATACTGGCGATGTATTCAACTCCTTTGTAATGCTCGAGGTTCTCACGATATCCATGCTTGGGCTCCTCGCGCTGAAAGGTGATATTAAAGCTTACTTTGCTAGCCTTAGATACGGCCTTCTAGTTTTTGTGACAGGCCTAGTATACTTTCTCGGTGCTACACTTCTATACTTTGCTGTTGGAGCATTAAATATGGGTTACCTGGCTTTATGGAGTATTGACCCGAGATTCATTATTGGTAGAGCAGAATACTCGGTTCTCCCAGTTGAAACAGCAGTATTATTTCCTTTAATCCTCATGACATGGAGTCTTATAGCTGAAGAAGCCCTCGCACCACTCCACTTCTGGCTGCCTGACGCCTACAGCAGTGCTCCTCCAGCTGTTGCAGGGCTTCTAGCAGGGGTTGCTGAGGCTGTTGGATACTATCTCCTCTTGAGACTCTACTATACAGTTTACTCTACTATACCTAGTGAAGTAGCTCTTCTCTTAAGGCTGGCTGGTATAGCTTCAATCCTAGTCGGAGGCTTCGGCTTAATCTACTCTAAGAGGCTCTTGAAGATGATATCATACAGCGTGATACTTGACACTGGGTATATTGCTATAGCTTCATCTCTCAGTGAAGCTGGTGTAGGAGTAGTATTATCCTATGTGGTGGCTCATGCAGTAGTCAAGCCACTCTTATTTATTTCGAGTGGCTGGGCCGCCTATACTCGGGGAGGGGACAGCCTAGACGAGTTGAAAGGGGTTTTCCGGGGCAGCAGGGTGATGCAGTTAGGCTTTACTACCGGAGCACTAGCAGTCATAGGGATCCCCCCTACAATCCTCTTCTCAGCTAAGCTAGAATTATACAGCGTGCTGTTGAATTACATCAGCGGGGATCCAACCTTAATTCTATCACTGATAGTAGCTCTACTAGGGAGTGGTTTAGCTCTAGCAGGCTTTATTAAAGCTGTCTCAGCCACCATTCTTGCCTATGATAGTGAATCCACTAAGCCTGACGGGTTAATCAAGGCTTACACCCTGCTGTTCACTCTACTAGTGCTAGCCCTCGGCGTAGCCTACATGCCTCTCAGGGATGGGTTCATCGAGCCTGCTTCAAGTGCTCTCATACATGGTAGATTAAACTATGTTCTAGAAGCCTTCAAGGCTATAATTGGAGGTGGGTGA
- the nuoB gene encoding NADH-quinone oxidoreductase subunit NuoB has product MLEKLAKWSYARSLWMIHYCSACGAVEFPPLVMTPLDWERYGYMPTPSPRQSDIYVGMGYLTKKTVKLFLNMYRQVPEPRFVLAGCNCTSTGGLYWDSYATYKRLDDFVEVEGWVPGCMPAPDDYLAMIEYMRRSLSERSLENYISRIKPDAFKKIAEWEELEKKWRSEYEEKMKAEASKPLNYDFKETYPQCYEEDMELKICRTSVDPSRIRGVLEELKSKGYTLFVNINTVDYPEKGVIEVYYILENPSNASQVWVKTYVRRAAPEIDTVSDIYPLALYIEREVYEFMGIVFKGNNSLRKWILEGNWEGPPPLRRDVNTADFVVKTMYGGYKYGR; this is encoded by the coding sequence ATGCTGGAGAAACTTGCCAAGTGGTCTTACGCTAGAAGCCTCTGGATGATACACTACTGCTCGGCTTGCGGTGCAGTGGAGTTTCCGCCACTAGTAATGACTCCCCTCGACTGGGAGAGATACGGCTACATGCCTACACCTTCACCCCGTCAAAGCGATATCTACGTAGGCATGGGCTACCTAACGAAGAAGACTGTAAAGCTTTTCCTAAACATGTACAGGCAGGTCCCTGAGCCTAGATTCGTACTAGCTGGATGCAACTGCACGTCTACCGGTGGATTATACTGGGATAGCTACGCTACATACAAGAGGCTGGATGACTTCGTTGAGGTGGAGGGATGGGTTCCCGGCTGCATGCCAGCACCAGACGACTACCTAGCTATGATAGAATACATGAGAAGGAGCCTCAGCGAGAGGAGCCTCGAGAATTATATTTCGAGGATCAAGCCTGATGCATTCAAGAAGATTGCTGAGTGGGAGGAACTTGAGAAAAAGTGGAGAAGCGAGTACGAGGAGAAGATGAAGGCGGAGGCTTCTAAGCCGTTGAACTATGATTTCAAGGAGACATACCCCCAGTGCTACGAAGAGGATATGGAGCTGAAGATATGTAGGACATCAGTAGATCCATCCAGGATTAGAGGAGTTTTAGAAGAGCTTAAGAGTAAAGGCTACACGCTCTTCGTGAACATTAACACTGTAGACTACCCTGAGAAAGGAGTCATCGAAGTATACTATATCCTTGAGAATCCATCAAATGCATCCCAGGTATGGGTTAAAACATATGTTAGGAGAGCAGCACCCGAGATAGATACAGTTAGCGACATTTACCCGCTAGCCCTCTACATTGAGAGAGAAGTCTACGAGTTCATGGGGATAGTCTTCAAGGGTAATAACTCCCTTAGAAAATGGATTCTAGAAGGCAACTGGGAAGGTCCTCCGCCTCTACGGAGGGACGTGAATACCGCTGACTTCGTTGTGAAAACCATGTATGGAGGGTACAAGTATGGCAGGTAG
- a CDS encoding NADH dehydrogenase subunit D: MEGTSMAGSRLVEVYFGPQHPGAPGNVGFKLLLDGERVVKAELLPGFLHRGFEKMMENRTWEMNIVLSYRFCVEDPDPLEIAFAMAVEKIHKIEVPENAKYVRMIQAEFSRIASHLFWTHFIGGSTGLRTPAFWAIAAREEILKWFYRLAGHRIYHNISVPGGIRYPLPESFIEDTLRVADFVEERVREVESALLRNSVFKARTKGLGKLSSKEALELGVTGPVLRATGLPYDLRRNPSYLNYSKVSFDIPVGSTGDAFDRSMVRFREIYESLKIIRESVKRIQPEGSLRVKLPLTAPPGEGVARVETARGEYLIHIVSTGGRRPYRVRLKSMSMPLLTTVVDYIVSRDEVTIADFPVLLASLDPCSPDLDR, translated from the coding sequence ATGGAGGGTACAAGTATGGCAGGTAGCAGGCTTGTGGAAGTATACTTCGGCCCCCAGCATCCAGGTGCGCCAGGCAACGTAGGGTTTAAGCTTCTACTAGACGGTGAAAGAGTCGTTAAAGCCGAGCTACTACCAGGGTTCCTTCACCGTGGATTCGAGAAGATGATGGAGAATAGGACATGGGAGATGAATATCGTGTTAAGCTACAGGTTCTGCGTGGAGGACCCCGACCCTCTTGAAATAGCTTTCGCTATGGCTGTTGAAAAAATACATAAGATTGAAGTGCCTGAGAACGCTAAGTACGTTAGGATGATTCAAGCCGAGTTCTCTAGGATAGCCTCCCACTTGTTCTGGACTCACTTTATAGGTGGAAGCACAGGGTTGAGGACTCCTGCCTTCTGGGCTATAGCTGCACGTGAGGAGATACTGAAGTGGTTCTACAGGCTAGCCGGCCATAGAATATACCATAATATAAGCGTGCCGGGAGGCATCAGGTATCCTCTCCCGGAGTCCTTTATTGAAGATACATTGAGAGTCGCAGACTTCGTTGAGGAGAGGGTTAGAGAGGTTGAATCCGCCCTGCTAAGAAACAGCGTGTTCAAGGCTAGAACAAAGGGTTTAGGAAAGCTGAGCTCTAAGGAGGCATTAGAGCTAGGTGTAACAGGGCCTGTGTTAAGGGCTACCGGGCTCCCCTACGACTTAAGGAGGAATCCATCCTACTTGAACTACAGTAAAGTAAGCTTCGATATACCAGTAGGCTCAACAGGGGATGCATTCGATAGAAGCATGGTTAGATTCCGGGAGATATATGAGAGCCTGAAGATCATTCGTGAGAGTGTTAAGAGAATACAGCCTGAGGGTAGCTTAAGAGTGAAGCTTCCATTAACAGCGCCTCCAGGTGAAGGTGTAGCGAGAGTTGAGACAGCTAGAGGAGAATACTTAATTCACATTGTGAGCACTGGAGGTAGAAGACCCTATAGGGTTAGATTGAAGAGCATGTCAATGCCCCTGCTCACTACTGTTGTAGACTACATTGTAAGCCGTGATGAAGTCACAATAGCCGACTTCCCTGTACTACTAGCCTCCCTTGACCCGTGTTCACCTGACTTGGATAGGTGA
- a CDS encoding NADH-quinone oxidoreductase subunit I — translation MTASSIIESVKYLLRKPYTRQVPRIDKPYRSPVTRGAHVLDMAKCTGCSMCQQVCPAASIDMVVVEGDYPQNPRKRFPRIDLNKCTYCGLCVEYCPFDALSMTSAAGFELFTPDKSRLLKQPQELKPIGSISVERKIFIDSYSRVYRSEKGGVVQHG, via the coding sequence GTGACGGCTTCATCTATTATTGAATCAGTTAAATACCTCTTGAGAAAGCCCTACACGAGGCAGGTGCCAAGAATTGATAAGCCTTATAGAAGCCCTGTGACACGGGGAGCTCACGTCCTCGATATGGCTAAGTGTACTGGGTGCTCTATGTGCCAGCAGGTGTGCCCGGCTGCATCAATAGACATGGTTGTAGTTGAAGGAGACTACCCTCAGAACCCGCGGAAGCGGTTCCCTAGAATAGATCTTAACAAGTGCACTTACTGCGGCTTATGCGTCGAGTACTGCCCCTTTGACGCCCTTTCAATGACTTCCGCGGCAGGATTCGAGCTCTTCACTCCTGATAAATCAAGGCTCTTAAAGCAGCCGCAGGAGCTTAAGCCGATTGGGAGTATATCAGTTGAGAGGAAGATCTTCATTGACTCCTACAGCAGGGTTTACAGGAGTGAGAAAGGGGGTGTGGTTCAACATGGTTGA